The genomic stretch GTCACAGCACTTCTGTATGTCATCAGTCAAGTTCTTCTTTCTTATGCAGATGGTTCCAGGACATCAGACAGTCAAGGAAATACATTGTGCTGTATTTCTATTAGTTTTCTTATTGTACCCTTCAAACtttagggctggaccagaatatttgATTATTCGAATATTTGTTCAGTGGGTTGACATTCTTTTTTACAACATTATTAGCGTTACTGCAGAGCCTCTGCCAAGCAGGTAGTGCCCTTTACACTCCCATTCTATAGGGGGCAGAGTCTCTGCTAATAATGTTGTAAATAATGTTCAATTTCTCAAtccattttttaaaatctgATCTATTTGCTTCACAAGAAGTAAGTATGTCACCAGGTCTCAAGGGAAGTacttttgtatttgatatatctGCTTTTGAGCTCTTAAAGTTACGGCTATGTTGACTtgcaaagtcaatgcaaaggcATGAATAGACGCAAATTTGCTTAAGACGATGGGAGTGATGCGAATTGGGTGGTGCGATTTCAGCGAAAACATGCACTATGTTGTACCAGgctgaaaaatttgcatgacacaaagtttaatcaacttgaattatggatgcataacgattaatcacgattaatctatagcagaataaaagtttttgtttacatcatatatgtgtgtaaactgtgtataataactttgtatagaaaaaaagcacacacatgcatgcatacatttaaaaaaagtttacatgtgtatatacatttatatattaatgtataatttatattatatataaatatttatatttttcttaatattatagatgcatgtgtgcatatttatatatacataattattattcacagttcacacaaacataagatgtaaacaaaaacttttattctgctatagattaatcgtgattaatcgctattaggggtggcacggttcacaaaatcctcggttcggttcgtatcacggttctatggtcacggttctcggttcagtacggttcttgttgttattttttctttaaatttttaacactccagaaatgtattatcttattaatgtattaattatccatactttaggatacagtattaaaaaaaaagttatatcatgtaatcatgcacaaactgaatttgactttaagcacattattgggaccatctctgaggaaagccaggtgagattttgatagagcaagagggaagacattgatgatttcaacatgcttttcatttatttggcaaaaaaagagaatgtgtattgccatctacatgaactttatgtgcatttttagcacacaaagataacttgcatttattaaaatgccaacttcagtgtagctcttagatttatcactgagaggctgctttaatactgagagtttatgtggacgagagagaaaaaTAACCTTTAaacctgtaatatttaaatccgtctcttttgtccacttttgaccacttctgtcctgattactttgaggggcaatttctgaaataagatcgcgcaactttcacacgctagcaaaatgaaactacggtAAATCAGCCGCTTTCgctttatcaatgaaaggctaaaaatagcgctgaatacgaaaagacgtaagacagtgttcagtacctcagattagattagataaatggtcggagagaaggtgGTCTCCTggggctgttcgaacacattcaacccatagactgcagttcaatctattgttttatttccgctgtcatcataagtaacatgaaataaaaatatgtttccacacaccaaacttatacgacgctggcgcatcctccaactgcggtcagacttccttttctctcccacttgccgtttctacacgtaacataacctgcagtactttaactccaaaccagtcacctcttctttcgcggaAAAGGGAAACACGcaatctgaggtcacatacagggcatgaacCTACATTgtgcatgccatgaaccgttgaaccgtgcggtacacacgcgctccgaaccgagacaagcgaaccgaacggttcggatttttttcatggaccgtgcaaCCACTAATCGCTATGCATCCCTAACTTGTATATACAATGCATTTAAACTTTCTtacaaaaattaagttaaattactttattttgcatttacaaTTCTTAGTAattcctcactagtcaagaaagttgaaattaatttgtaatttcaagttgattaaacttaatgTAAGTGTacaaaattccttgttgcaatGTAtgagttttgatatttgtatagatctgtattgtttttaaatgtttgctattagggatgcataacgatttattgcgattaatctttagcagaataaaagtttttgtttacatcacatatgtgtgtgaactgtgtataataattatgtatgtatgtatgtatgtatgtatatatatgtatatatgtatatatatatatgtatgcatgtatgcatatacatatatatatatatatatgcacaaatgcatttataattttaagaaaaaaatatatttatatattaaaggtagggtaacagatttgctcctgaaacatttttagttatgctggttaaaagtctcctcacattctgatagcaatcactgtgttaagttgtttaaatgtatttgtaaaaatttatgtcatctgtgaaaggcgtaggaccaaaaaatgttcagcaaatcatagatttcggtccgaacggacgtttccttttatgtccctcatacgtaagcgtaatttgaattcccaccgcgcagcgagtccacgcagataccatacgtcatcggcgcgttcacgtgcgctctgtctgtaaacagcgagaacagcaaacttttctgctgaattgacaacctacacaggagcaacaaaactaaatgcatcttttataacaacaacagcaaaaactgcctggatcagcaagagcaaaaactcaaattaacatcggtaactttaccgcgagatgcaaacagctacaggaggcaaagggtctgaaagggtcgttgtttattttggtaaggtaggtacgcgatatgtttgtattgagatggattcagatattctactttgatgaaacgttgtgttgcttatgaaatttgtgttcgttttccggattagcataacgatatagttactacgtctacacaatcgaacgtgtgcttaaactaattctgatgtaaaccagttgtttatgttggttattttggaagtgttattcactttgtactgcaaagttttctcactgctgaatgagacatgagatgtgaccgtctgatctgtgcgtgttcatgtgttttaaaagaggcgtgactttggatggcgatttgacttgagggtgggatcgggatttcattgctaggtggctaccgttagcatttttcaaaatgtgttacctagggatgttaacaattaatcgatcttcgattaattgtcgataagaatttactcgataaaacttaacgattgtTGAAAAACAAGATCATGCACGTGTGTGCGGCGCCTGCGCAAAACACCTACAGTcggagaaaaaaaattaagcgagcgcgcaaaagttaaactactagcTATGATCACAAGGATGCTCGATGCCAAGAACACGCATGTGCTTTTTAACGTCATGCGAGACGAGGCTGGCTGGCTGCCAACGCAACGAAATTAcatccgcagtggatctgaGAAGGTCCGATGCAAATACGtttaggatactgaaagcaaagaccctcttcaggCAAGCCTGCAAGATTAGCATACCAACGCTGCTATATACAGAgaaggagaccagaagccgtttttaatgaacagattaaaatgtaatcttaaattatggcaagaaactgtcaaatgtaaactgtaactgactgttGTTACACCCTGAATGCCCGCAATATATATCACTGATCatcattattgactggctgaggcgctgcgtgttttctaatggaaggttgccatctccataatataagcatctttgctgaaagtacgtCTAAGCTGAGGTGACGACGAGAAAAGTGCCCTTTgtgtgcttcttggatataattacaaacagtgtatcaacgactcggaaagcgaggtaaacaacttgataaataacacttgatgataataaaactgttattttgaCATGGACTTTCATGCGTCTGTTTCAGAGTCCCCATGTGAGGCGGAGTTATACACtgtgtctattagtcattatatttcattacgagataagtttaaattgatgattttatcaaaacaacaactacattaactcattttacaatcccactagcatgttatttagacaaaataaaattttttaattCGCGTGAGGAAGCTGTCGTTTTTTATGCACACTTTTATGTTATTGGATATGCCACTGCAGTgaaggcttattgcactattactgttaacgattattcgattgattgatcgttaatttaaatgatcatcgaatatgggaaattgcataaattgacatccctagtgttaccctacctttaagtatttatatttatatataatataaattatacataaatataaaaatgtatattcacATGTAAAcgtttcttaaatatatacatgcatttgtgtgcatttatccatacaaagttattatacaccgttcacacacacatatgatgtaaacaaaaacttttattctgctatagattaatcgtgattaatcgttatacATCCCTATTTGCTATCCTTTACAAATACGTTCTGCATCATGAATACACTTGTTAGCTCCCATGCAGGACCTTCAAGGACCTGATTGAGAACCTAATTTAGTCTTCTTGAATTGTGTTTATTAAAGTAGAGTTGTGATTTTTGTTGTAGGAGTACATCTGCCCACGCTGTGAATCTGGATTTATCGAGGAGTTACCTGATCAGGGAAGGTACAGTATTGAATTACTTCAGACACAAACTCAAAGGCTGTTCTGTGCTTCTATCAAAGTTAAGATCTGTTTCTGTGTGAGAGATTTCTTTTTCTGAAAACCCAATCTGTCATATGTGTACTCGTATATGGGCATTTTCTCAATTACGTATTGCCTTTTTgctttgattacattacaaacTTTATGGTCAATCCAGGGCAGAGAATGGTTCCACGTCGACGTCCTCTACTGAAGAGAACCGACCCCCATTCGAGGTGAGATCGTTTTTCTCAATTACGGTAAAAGTTACAGTATTTTATGACATCATTGTCATTTTTGCGTCCTACGTGTTGTCTGAGCATATTTGACATGCCATGATGTAACTCTAGGTTCACACTGCTGCCGGCAAGAGCACCAAAAAATgctctggctgccctgccaACGTCCAATTGGTTGCCACCAAGCCgtgtcatagctcattaccataaagttaaGTTCATTTCAATTGGCCTTGATGCTCACATTGCCGGAGCTCGTGGCCAACTctcataaaaaatgaatgactttCGGCCACTTTGACACTCTTGCCGGGGGCGGTGTGAATGCAGAGAAAGGGTTTATCTTGCAAACATAAAGAAGTGGGTTTAAAACAAGAACTACTAGATGCCACTCGATGACTAAAAACATTGGACTTTGAAAGCTTCAAATCCGTTTGATTTAAGGTCATCTTGAACGTGAATGGAAACtcaagaagataaaaacaatcACTTATGTCTTGAACACAAACTAAAGGGATCATTAGTCTGTTGTACTGTATAAACTAATGTGCAGTGTTCAAAATCGCCCCAGTATTGAATCTACATTAGGGAAATCATCCGTGTGAGAAGCCTGAAGGGTGTTTAAAGCTCTTGTGTTTAACCATTACCTGCTCTCTATCTTCCTCCAGAATGTGGACCAACACTTGTTTACGTTCCCACATGGTTACGGACAGTTTGCTTTGGGAATTTTCGATGAGGGCTTTGACTTCCGGGCAGGTTTGCCCGCGGAGGATAACCGTGACACAGAGAACCGCAGAGAACGGGAAATGGCATCACGACAGCGGTACAGTGCGAGACAACCACGGGGACGCCACGTTCCCCGGAGACAAGGAGTGCGGCATGAGGGTGTGCCAACTTTAGAAGGGTGAGATATCAGGATGAACCTGTATTATTGAATTATTCTGTCTGTTTTACATTTTGCTTTTGCAAATGAAAATTTCTATTCAAATAAACTGATTTTTTAAGGTCTTTAGAGTTCTCACAGTCTACACTACATGGTTATAGTGTATGTATACATACAATCTAAAATGTGTATCGTAAtcagtaaaaataatattaaagagCCCCATTACATTGGTGTAATAGTGTAATTATTGTCCACATATGGTTCATTtttgttgctcctctatgccccACCTTTCTGAAATGCGTCAATTtctacaaagctcatcgttctgaaaagCACGTTGTGCTCTGATAGGTTAGCCTTTCAGTGCATTGAGATTGGCCGAAATATCTCAaacgtaacagattggtaaggttaggatactaaaacataaaaccatttCTGCATTTGTAATCATAGAAACAACAAGAACTAGTCTGCACTACTAAAAACTTGTGTAGTGTTTAAGTCATGGTTTAAATAGTCAGTAGTAaaatctttaaatatgaaaacatagactaCTTACAAGCTGTGAGTCAGAAGCAGGTGTAATTGTGATCATGACTGTCGTGTCCATGTCAAAACACAGCAGAAGTAAACATTGCCTACAATCCTTGCGTTCATTATAGTACAAGAAAAGTTGGAGACGACTTGTGTCATCGTAAACTTTTAGATTTGTAACTTTGCAGATTGTTATGTgttaacacacacttacacaccaaaataaatgttaaatcatgaaacagaaaataggggctctttaataaaatactgtAATTACAAATTCATTTGGCAAGAGCTATGGGAATCTTGCTTATTACTATAGACTTAAACACATAGATGCAAAAGCCGCAAAATGCCACCACTTTAAATAAGATACCCTCGAcacatattatatgtttatcaaatactttcattTAAAATCAGCTTAATTCCAGCCTCAGGCCATTTATAAATACCACTTTGTTAGCAGAATcctttaaatacaattttatagatttttcagcaaagtcctctaagtgcacagaaAAAAAATTGCATGAATAAAAGCGCACAGACATTAGATGACaagccagagcttgacattttcgTGATGGAAATATGcactttctgaatgcagaacttcataaaaacacctgcaaggcctgaaagagatcaagcctcagccaagtaagaaaaagtaacgcaaaagtaacttaaaagtaacgtaagtattactttccatggaaagtaactaagtaaagcaattagttacttttttggggagtaacttaatattataatgcattacttttaaaagtaactttccctaacactggtaatgacatatcatgagccttaaacacgattgtttcctccttatgtaaaccttaggcatgcaaaagactgctggaaaacaaaccaatctcaacataacaccgactgtgacattacagtcgagatgtacgctCTCAACATTAAGCTACattgttgttacaatgctaaaaacaaagttgtgactgctgagttagcactatatgctagttaatgctatatgctagcatttaggctgaagttggggtggtgatggcgcagtcAGTGGATAAGAtacacgcctttggtgtgagagacccgggttcgaatccactgtgacacaccattgtgtccctgagcaagacacttaacccctagttgctccagaggcgtgtgaCCTCTGACAtgtatagcaattgtaagtcgctttggataaaagcatcagctaAATGAGTAAGTAAGTTCTACTTTTGAGGTTATAGTTACGTTTTGctggtccatactgaaaaaaaaaacacaaactttcaCTCAGAAAGGTCCATTAACAATTTTCTAATAATTAATTATTCcttaaaatctgtatcttcatctgatacacactcaaacataaggtctgtttacacatacacagagctactgaacttaattgctctgagaaacagccaatcagagcagagctcaacattaacatttatgaCCCTTTCATATAAGGTGacaatagaccatttcattctaaaggggatcgcacaccggccgcgcagctcagcttctaaaaaaaacaaacacattgttttctatgagtatacgcacactgGCGCGCCGCCCAGctttgactcaggaagttgctcaaatccctgtggcgccacacagcgccactcacatagtttaacattaaataacatcatatttgtcccaaatcattaacgattaacattggctgctaacgtatatttagcattttgaagtagatgctatctgacgaagcttacgctatttaatgtgcacttccggtttacaatacctcccaAGTTTTCCTAGAcgcgacgctgagctgcgcggccagtgtgcgatccccttaagagtaaatcctagggttgtaaatggacgtGAAAAAactttctggataatttttgcacttaaacaatttaataaattatttcaattaaaggtattgcggaggattttctttttccgggtggatcatcaagactgtTGGTCCTcttagttgtcaatcaggagtgttgcgcaattgcatttttttaaaagtggagaaggcggttcttttctaaaattcgagaaaatcctccgctacacctttaattctgtggcacctttaaaggaggtttaattaatttttttttaccttttaccTTTATTTAGAAAGGGCCGTGAAAAGTGACTTTTTTAGAAATGGAGATTTTTGGGTTTACATGAAAgactttatttaattattattttttcaatcactgactaataaccttttcagtgccattaaagtaaaattactgaacctaaacataatagcctgataaaaatgctcatttacaagaaaacatgtcagacacacttaaagggttttgctTTTCAGCTCTTCATATGATCCTAagaatatttacatttttaatgcatGGAATAAAGCAAGTGATTTATTTGAAGCGATTGTGTTTCTTCACAGAATAATTCAGCAGTTAGTGAATGGGATCATTGCTCCGACAGCTATGCCAAACATGGGCATGGGGCCATGGTAAGTCACCATGAAATTGTTGTGTCTTTACATCATTGCCATGTGATTGTATACGACTGCACTATAAACTCTGTGCTGCAGGGGAATGCTGCACTCAAACCCAATGGACTATGCATGGGGTGCCAATGGATTAGACACCATCATAACACAGGTATACTACACTACCCACTTTCTGTTTCATAGCCGTGACCCTATTGAAattattttcgggcactgcgtcatatcattgcgcctcctgcagccattgtatgacagcaaagtccttgattattacgccagaatgagagtatagttcctagacatat from Paramisgurnus dabryanus chromosome 6, PD_genome_1.1, whole genome shotgun sequence encodes the following:
- the rnf126 gene encoding E3 ubiquitin-protein ligase RNF126 — its product is MAEAPLRPGGFFCHQCSAEISPRLPEYICPRCESGFIEELPDQGRAENGSTSTSSTEENRPPFENVDQHLFTFPHGYGQFALGIFDEGFDFRAGLPAEDNRDTENRREREMASRQRYSARQPRGRHVPRRQGVRHEGVPTLEGIIQQLVNGIIAPTAMPNMGMGPWGMLHSNPMDYAWGANGLDTIITQLLNQFENTGPPPADKEKIKSLPTVHITEEHVGAGLECPVCKEDYSTGENVRQLPCNHLFHNDCIVPWLEQHDTCPVCRKSLSGQNTATDPPGLSGMNFSPISSSSSSSSSPSNENSTNNS